Proteins encoded within one genomic window of Citrobacter amalonaticus Y19:
- the ompX gene encoding outer membrane protein OmpX, whose product MKKIACLSALAAVLAISAGSAVAATSTVTGGYAQSDAQGAANKMNGFNLKYRYEQDNNPLGVIGSFTYTEKDRTNGAGDYNKSQYYGITAGPAYRLNDWASIYGVVGVGYGKFQDTNYPTHKDDTSDYGFSYGAGLQFNPIENVALDFSYEQSRIRSVDVGTWIAGVGYRF is encoded by the coding sequence ATGAAAAAAATTGCATGTCTTTCAGCACTGGCCGCTGTTCTGGCTATCTCCGCAGGTTCTGCTGTTGCTGCGACGTCTACCGTTACCGGTGGTTATGCTCAGAGCGATGCTCAGGGCGCGGCGAACAAAATGAACGGTTTCAACCTGAAGTATCGCTATGAGCAGGACAACAACCCGCTGGGCGTGATCGGTTCCTTCACTTACACCGAAAAAGATCGTACTAACGGTGCAGGCGATTACAACAAATCTCAGTACTACGGCATCACTGCGGGTCCGGCTTACCGTCTGAACGACTGGGCAAGCATCTACGGTGTTGTCGGTGTCGGTTACGGTAAATTCCAGGACACCAACTACCCGACGCATAAAGATGATACCAGCGACTATGGTTTCTCTTATGGCGCAGGTCTGCAGTTCAACCCGATCGAAAACGTTGCGCTGGACTTCTCTTACGAGCAGAGCCGTATTCGTAGCGTTGACGTTGGCACCTGGATCGCAGGCGTCGGTTACCGCTTCTAA
- a CDS encoding phosphoethanolamine transferase, with protein MNLTLKDSLLARSRALSPWTGFYVLQSLLINLALGYPFSLLYTIAFTCILQLLWRSAPKAQKVLIGVCSLVAAFYFPFGQAYGSPNFNTLLALHSTNMEESTEILTIFPWYNYLMGVFIFALGVIAVRRKPGEEKKRWNKYDSLCLLFSVVAFFVTPVQNLAWGGVFKLKDTGYPVFRFAKDVIVNNKEVIDEQERMAKFASMKDTWTVTAVKPKYHTYVVVIGESARRDALGAFGGHWDNTPFASSVNGYLFADYVAASGSTQKSLGLTLNRVVDDKPQYQDNFVTLANRAGFQTWWFSNQGQIGEYDTAIASIAKRADEVHFLKSGDFEADKNTQDDALLKMTAQVLETERTQPQLIVLHLMGSHPQACDRTKGKYDTFVQSKETSCYLYTMTQTDDLLRKLYDQLRNSGGSFSLVYFSDHGLAFKERGKEVQYLAHDDQFQQNFQVPFMVLSSDDKVHKVVKARRSANDFLGFFSQWTGISAKEINTKYRFISEQKAGPVYITNFKLQKVDYTHLGTDIFSTKSR; from the coding sequence CGTGGACTGGCTTTTATGTTTTGCAGTCCCTGCTAATCAATCTGGCGCTGGGCTATCCGTTTAGTCTGCTGTATACCATTGCCTTTACCTGCATATTGCAGCTGCTCTGGCGAAGTGCGCCGAAAGCGCAAAAGGTTCTGATCGGCGTTTGCTCGCTTGTCGCCGCCTTCTACTTTCCTTTCGGTCAGGCCTACGGGTCGCCAAACTTTAATACGCTGCTGGCGCTGCACTCAACCAACATGGAAGAGTCCACGGAAATCCTGACGATTTTCCCCTGGTACAATTACCTGATGGGCGTGTTTATCTTTGCCCTTGGCGTGATTGCCGTGCGGCGCAAACCCGGCGAAGAGAAAAAGCGCTGGAATAAATATGACAGCCTGTGCCTGCTGTTCAGCGTCGTCGCTTTTTTTGTCACCCCCGTGCAGAACCTGGCCTGGGGCGGCGTATTTAAATTGAAGGACACCGGCTACCCGGTGTTCCGCTTCGCCAAAGACGTCATCGTCAATAACAAGGAAGTGATTGACGAGCAGGAACGCATGGCGAAATTCGCCAGCATGAAAGACACCTGGACCGTCACTGCCGTGAAGCCGAAGTATCACACCTACGTGGTGGTGATCGGTGAAAGCGCTCGCCGTGATGCGCTGGGAGCGTTTGGCGGCCACTGGGATAACACGCCGTTTGCCAGCAGCGTCAACGGCTATCTGTTTGCCGACTACGTCGCGGCCAGTGGGTCAACGCAAAAATCACTCGGGCTGACCCTCAACCGGGTCGTCGACGATAAGCCGCAGTATCAGGATAACTTTGTCACGCTGGCGAACCGCGCCGGTTTCCAGACCTGGTGGTTCTCGAATCAGGGACAAATCGGCGAATATGACACCGCCATCGCCAGTATCGCGAAGCGGGCGGATGAAGTGCATTTTCTGAAAAGCGGCGACTTCGAAGCGGACAAAAACACTCAGGATGACGCGCTGTTAAAAATGACCGCGCAGGTGCTGGAAACCGAACGAACCCAGCCGCAACTGATTGTACTGCATCTGATGGGCTCTCATCCGCAGGCGTGTGACCGCACAAAAGGCAAGTACGACACGTTCGTCCAGTCGAAAGAGACCTCCTGCTATCTCTATACCATGACCCAGACCGACGACCTGCTGCGAAAACTCTACGATCAGCTTCGCAACAGCGGCGGCAGTTTCTCGCTGGTGTACTTCTCCGATCACGGTCTCGCCTTTAAAGAGCGTGGAAAGGAAGTGCAATATCTGGCGCATGATGACCAGTTCCAGCAAAACTTCCAGGTCCCGTTTATGGTGCTCTCCAGCGATGATAAAGTGCACAAGGTCGTCAAAGCGCGGCGTTCCGCCAACGATTTCCTCGGTTTCTTCTCACAGTGGACGGGGATCAGCGCGAAAGAGATTAACACGAAGTACCGTTTTATCTCTGAACAGAAGGCCGGGCCGGTGTATATCACCAACTTCAAGTTGCAGAAGGTGGACTACACTCACCTGGGAACCGACATTTTTAGTACCAAATCGCGCTAA